A region of the Microtus ochrogaster isolate Prairie Vole_2 linkage group LG1, MicOch1.0, whole genome shotgun sequence genome:
TTAAAGGATTCATCCTTTCTGAtactcagatcccctggaactgcaattACAGACCGTTTTAGTGgtcatatgggtactgggaattgaatctaggtcctttggaagatcaggcagtattcctaactgctgaaccatctcttagCCACCCCCCCATCATAAATTCTTAATCGTTCTGGAGTGAATTGCAGTTTCTGATAATGGTTTGGATGGATGTTATTAAGGTTACTAAGGTTATTAAATTGCTATAGTAAGGTGATAATACTGAACTCTGCTTCTTAGGTATGCCTTGGTGGACTTTGGTTTGGCCCAAGGAACCCATGACACAAAAATTGAGCTTCTCAAGTTTGTCCAGTCTGAGGCCCAGCAGGAAGGTTGTTCACGAAACAAGTACCACGGAGTCACTGGACACAAGGGATCACTGAGTCGCCCAGCACCTAAAAATGTGGATCAGCAGTGTGCCCCAAAAACATCCGTCAAAAGATCCTACGCAAACACACAAATTCACATTAAGCCAGGAAAAGACGGAAAGGTTCTgccttttacattttcaaatacgAACATTTAGAGTGTTCTTCATCAGCCGTCAGAGGGGGATAGAAGGCTAGGTCTTTAAAGGTCACACATTTCAGTTGGTGAGCCTCGTCACTAGGGTTGTCACTCCATTCAGGCTAAAGGTTCCTGCTCTATCAGCCTGCAGTCTCTGCAGTTATAGAGTGCATTATATaataaaatgggggggggttTCCTGTGTGTTACAAAATGTACATgtcctcctttttaaaaagcattatggGGGAAAATGTCAAGTGTCTGTCTCCATTTTAGCTGCTCAGGAACGTGAAGCATCTGTGCAAGTGGCTTTAGagactttggtggtggtgggggattgtgtgtgtgtgagtgtgtgtgtgtgtgtgtgtgtgtgtgtgtactggtgaCATGGTGTGGGTGTTACAAGTTGCCTAGCTATTTCTCCTTCATGTCTTGGGTGCAGCTGTCTTGTTCTGAAACTCGAGCAGAGTACCGCTGGCAGAAAGTGTTACAGATGTAATCCTTGTTTTCCCTGTTTCCCTTGGTATTGTAGGAGGGATCTGTAGGCCTTTCTGTCCAGCGCTCTGTTTTTGGAGAAAGAGATTTCAATATACACAGCTCCATTTCACATGAGAGCCCTGCAGAGAAAGTAAGTAATGTAGCTTCGCAGCCCAACTGCCCGCCGAGCTCAGGGAATCCACCAGAGTTAGCGCTAGAGTAGAGTTTGGCTTTGGCAGAAGGTAGTTTTACTCAAAAGTcgatctttaatttttttctgaagttttttgATGGAGTTTTTAATTCTGATTAGCTGTTGCTGTTCTTTCTCTAGAGGAACATTTAGAACAGGGCTAGACTCCACCTGAGCTCACAGCACCTCAGTCCCCACACAGTAGGTTAAATAGACCTGTAATGTGCCTTCAGGATAGGTGGTGTTAAATTGACTTAGGGACTCTGGCGGCAAGCGCTCGGACAACAGATGTACGCAGTGTAACTGCGTGTTACAGTTGTGAAGTGGAATCAGACCTTGGTAATTAGCAACTGTAGGTGCTGTTAGGTGCTTCTCTAGTATGTCAGGACATGTTCTAATACAGCGTCATATCTGCCACACTAACTAGTGAGTCTTAATGTTAGTAGACAGAaagccaaactttttttttgaggcaggattttacTACCCAGCCTAGGTTGGCATCGAACTTggaatcctgcctcagcctccccagttcaGCTATTACTAACATATAGGACCCTGCCCAGCGGCCTTAACTCATTTTAGTAGACAGCTGCTGATTGTAGTCTGTAGCTCCTTCAGCAGTTTTGAGTGAAGTTCATGCTTCTGATAATGCTTTTTACTGTGCCAGCATTTGAAAGTGTCTGTTAAAtaccacaaaaatagaaaatacgaCTTTTTTTGTAGCTCATAAAGCAATCAAAGACTGTGGACGTAATCTCAAGAAAGCTAGCAACAAAAAAGGCAGCCGTTTCTACCAAAGCTGTGACTAGCGTGGTGAGGAAAACTGCCAGTTCCTGCCCGGCCGTGCCGACCTGCGACTGTTACGGAACAGACAGAGTGTGCAGCATTTGCCTGGCGAGGTAAGCCAGACACACTTAGACTGGGAAGGACTGGTGGGATCTTGGTTTAGTGGGTGCAGGGAGTAAACATGGGCCCCGTACACAGCCGCACGCTGGTAAATTACGGTTGTCACGTATTTGTGTGATGAGAACTCTTTCTCTGGAAAGCACATTTGCCCTCACACGCGGCTGTGGCTGGGTGGGGAGGCGCTTGGAGACATGCTCGCAGAAGTCATTGTTTCTGTTGACTTTACTGCTCCTGCCTGTTGAGTGACCAGAACCAAATAAGGCTTCGTACGCTTCTCTGCCTGGAAAGTTTTTCCTTTAGGCTTGGTTTTTATAGGTTCTTCCCGATTAACTCAAATCTACACGTGACTGAGTATATCAGTAACTCAAGGTCCCCCAACCAAAGGGTTTTTATATGAATTCCTGTTGTATTCTGTTTTTCTATCACACTTTTTATTGCCTACCGTCTGTTTTTATACTTGAAAACTGTGTTGAAATCCATCTGGGCTAGCGCCAGTGTGTGGGGTTGGCAGAGGAGAATGAAAGTCAGTTGAGAATGTTTATCACAGGGAGTGTTCAGTGCTTATACGAATTTTATTTCTGCTGACACCAGGGCAGAATTCATGTGAACTAATTTGGTAGCttatatagtggtatattatttgtgttctaataaataaagcttgtcctagagctctgtctgtgtgtgtagaccaggctgtcctggaactgttacctgtgtagaccaggctagcttctgTCTCTCAAGCTAGGATGGATTAAGGCATGTATCCCCCATGCCCCACTAATAGCTCAATTTTAACGTAACTAGGtgtcttctttttccttacaAGGAGGCAGCAGGTTGCCCCTCGGGCAGGCACACCAGGATTCAGGGCACCGGAGGTCCTGACCAAGTGTCCTAACCAAACTACAGGTGCGTATCTCGAGGTGCGGAGTCATCTGGAGCGCTTATCCCCATGCCTGAGGTTGAGGTcctggcagctgcagcagctcctcTTTCTGATTGTGCTGCTGCTCTTTCCTAAGGATACCTGtattggggagggggggtgctGTCCAGTGTTCCTGTTAGCATCAGGGCCGCAGCACTTACCCTGTATCAGGGGGGCGCTGTCCAATGTTCCTGTTAGCGTCAGGGCTGCCACTCTTTCCTAAGGACGcctgtatggggggggggtggtgctGTCCAGTGTTCCTGTTAGCGTCAGGGCTGCCACTCTTTCCTAAGGACTCctgtatgggggagggggggtgctgTCCAGTGTTCCTGTTAGCGTCAGGGCTGCAGCACTTTCCCGTTCTCTTCCACCTCAGAAATTTCTGCACAATGCTTTCTGTGGCACAGacatttttttagtattttgttaCCATGAAAATAATGCAATAACAGTTAACAgactttgaaaaggagaaaagatttctAGAATCCAGGAAGTCGTAGAGCCTTGAAGACCCTGTCAGAAGTGCAGGAGCCTCCTTTTGTGGAGGTGGGGCCTGGAGACGCCATGTTAGATGGACGAGATGATGCCCACTACTCACGTGGATCATGGGCCTCGGAGAAGTCTTTCGTTATGAACCTGTCCTGTGACACTAGTGGCGTGTACATGAGCATGACTGCCTCGTTACATTCCAGTTAGGACGCGTGGTCACAAGACACTGAGGGCATGTGAAGGGGGGCCTCGAGAAGATGACTGGAGAGGAAATACTGTAGAGTTGGAGATTGGCAGTGAGCAAGACCCGAGACTCTGCAGTAGAGGAAGCCGTTAGTTAGTCTAGTGTTGCTTGGTGTAAAATAGAAATGAGGACATGATTGGAGGTACACAGGAAAGACACGGATGGCGCTTGTTAAACCTTGGACTGTGGGCCATAGATGCCATCAAGGACAGACAGTAGGAATTGTATTGTAGGAGGCTGCAGAAGGAATAGCTTCTGAGTGTCCTACAGAGGCCCAGCTGAGGGAGGAGTACATGAATGAGTGAATAGGTAACAGGGTGAAGGTAAGGGATTGACAAGCACAGCTAGTAGGTGTTGGTTGGGGTACTGGAGGGAAACGGCATCCAGTGTGTTTATATTGCCAGCCTGAGGGGTGTGGGCATGTCCAGAAACAAGACCGagaatgaaggagagaaagatcTAACTGGACTGAGCCGTAGCCGGGTTGAGATTCATGGCACGTCCAAATAGAATGTCCTGCAGAGTAAGAGTCCTCagctcagggcaggagctgggaTGGAGTCACGGTTGAGCATCAGGATATAAATGGTGGCTGTAGCTGTACTGTGGTGGAGCTGGGAAATATGCAGGGAAGAGATTGGAATTCTGAGGAACCTCAGCACAGGGTGGAGGAGCAGACAGTGGTGAGCGGCTGGGGACAGCGACAAGGAGGCTCGAGTCAGGTTGGCTGTGTTTTTCTCCTGGTCCTGGGGCTCAGACCCAGGGTTGCACTGTGCTGGTGTTAATGCCCGGTGTCTCACTACCAAGGTGCATTCCTGAGGAGTATCCAGGTTTCTGCCCATGTAGCTGTTGTTGAATTTCCTCTGATTATATTGTGATGTACATTTACTCACAGTGATGAAATGTTTCTAATTCCAGTGTTGAAGAGAGAAAAGTACTTTGCAGGAAGTGTTGAACTGGAGCTGTGGTCATACATTAAAGTTTCTCCTCAGAAACATAGGTAGCCATTCCAGAGCTATTTGGTGGGACTCTGTTGATGTCAGTTCACAGGAAAGGTCCGCAGCCCCCAGTCAGATGGCCGCACGCTCACAGCGGAGGCTGGGTTCTAATGTTGGTTTCCTGTCGCAGCGATCGACATGTGGTCAGCAGGTGTcatcctgctctctctgctcagTGGGCGATACCCGTTCTACAAGGCCAGCGACGACTTAACTGCTCTGGCTCAGATCATGACAGTCCGAGGGTCCAGGGAAACTGTCCAGGCTGCTAAAGCTTTCGGTGAGTTTCATGTCCTAGAGCAACGCAGATGCTTTTCATTATCGCCTATAAGTTgctaaataaattcttaaaaattctcGCAAATATCTTTCTTGGTATTCTTAGTCCTTGACTCCTAGGAAATTGTCTCTTGCCTGAAAACGGTTGTTTACAACATGAAACCATTTGCTGGATCACAGCACTAATGGCTCTGGTACCAGAAGCCGGGCTCTGCGTTTCTTTGTCAGCCAGCTAGAAGTCAGCGTTGTAATCTTAACTCTTTGGTGGTAATTTGGTGGTAATTTGGTggtataaatgtttttaatagtAAAATTTAATGCGTTGTTTACTAAGCGTCAGGTTCTTGGCGCGGAAGGAAAGACCGCCCTAGGGAAGGTAATGGAAATGTGTAGTTTTCTGggttcagggaggcagagaggtcaGACTACCCGACCTTCGTTTACGGCACATTGTCACACATACGTgtaatttctttactttttgaggcagggtctcttataCTTATGCTGGCCTGGCACTTACTACATACCAGGCCAGCGTGGAACTCAcaggtcctcctgcctgtgcctcctgagtgcttgtgTTACAGATGTGTGATAGCACACCCAGCTCGTGAGCTTAAATATTAGCAATATAAGTTCAGACTGAGAAGGTGCGTTCCACGGGGTCCTGAGAATGACCTCAGCCTTGCTCTAGTGGCCCAGACTCAGATCCCACGTGTGTCTCTTCTCCAAGCAGTGGTACAGCTGCTGCTCCCCAGCTCGTCAGTGGGTGCCGTGGACAGACTCAGGTGGCCTGCTCCACAGCAACTAAGCTGCTGTGTGCCCAGCCCCAGGACCAGGGGATTGTAGACAGAAATACATATCAGAATTGACTGACAAACTTTAAGAACTACATACTTTTGCCCCCACCCTGCCTACATGGAAAATACAATTTAGAAAAATGGAATACTTATTAGGACTCCGTCCCAGAGACTAGCACGTGCTTACATGGTAGGAGTGACATCATCTGTCCGTCCCAGAGACTAGCACGTGCTTACATGGTAGGAGTGACANNNNNNNNNNNNNNNNNNNNNNNNNNNNNNNNNNNNNNNNNNNNNNNNNNNNNNNNNNNNNNNNNNNNNNNNNNNNNNNNNNNNNNNNNNNNNNNNNNNNNNNNNNNNNNNNNNNNNNNNNNNNNNNNNNNNNNNNNNNNNNNNNNNNNNNNNNNNNNNNNNNNNNNNNNNNNNNNNNNNNNNNNNNNNNNNNNNNNNNNNNNNNNNNNNNNNNNNNNNNNNNNNNNNNNNNNNNNNNNNNNNNNNNNNNNNNNNNNNNNNNNNNNNNNNNNNNNNNNNNNNNNNNNNNNNNNNNNNNNNNNNNNNNNNNNNNNNNNNNNNNNNNNNNNNNNNNNNNNNNNNNNNNNNNNNNNNNNNNNNNNNNNNNNNNNNNNNNNNNNNNNNNNNNNNNNNNNNNNNNNNNNNNNNNNNNNNNNNNNNNNNNNNNNNNNNNNNNNNNNNNNNNNNNNNNNNNNNNNNNNNNNNNNNNNNNNNNNNNNNNNNNNNNNNNNNNNNNNNNNNNNNNNNNNNNNNNNNNNNNNNNNNNNNNNNNNNNNNNNNNNNNNNNNNNNNNNNNNNNNNNNNNNNNNNNNNNNNNNNNNNNNNNNNNNNNNNNNNNNNNNNNCGGGCtaacatttgtgcacacacagccCAGGATACCATGTGGtgtttttttacttgtttggCTCTTTTGAGGGGacccccacccagctcccaaataaatcacatacggAGGCTGATTCTTACCTAGCCCGGCCTTAGACTGACtagtttctagccagcttttcttaacttaaattatcccatctactttttgcctctggactttctccttttcttacttctgtgaaTCTTACTTTCGCTCTGACTCCATGGCCACCGTGTGGGGTGCCTGGCCCTGatgtcctctcctccttctccgaTCCTTTTCTCCCATATTTATCATGTGTGTGCTCTCTGCTCCCAGCCCTTTATTCCcctcaggtattttagacaggcaaagtaacagcttcacagagttaaataaatgcaacgtaaagaaaagaaacaaaccttaaaataatattccctgaCACTAGAACATGCTGGACTTTATCTTATGTCAGAGCAAGCTAATAAATTAGGAATAAAACTGTatggcttgcttcctctggtcGAATTTCCTGTCAAAAGTAGAAGtgagttttaaaagtaaaaatgggcTCGCATGTTAAATTCTCACAAGCTTAGTCTGTGTTCATTTGCTTCCTTGGCTTTCTCCATTCCTGCccaccccctcctctttcctgtccAGTAATTATATTAGAATATGTAAAGGAGGCTTTTTACTACCAAGATTGCTTTGTTGTCAAGCTGTATGCTCCATCAAGGGACCTGTGTGTGCGCCTCATTGTCTACAGCTGCATCTCTGTCTGATGCGGAAGTGTGCAGTTAACAATGGCCTGTTTCTGTCTGATGCAGAAGTGTACAGTTGACTATGACCTGTTTCTGTCTGATACCGAAGTGTACAGTTGACTATGACCTGTTTCTGTCTGATACCGAAGTGTGCAGTTGACTATGACCTGTTTCTGTCTGATGCGTAAGTGTACAGTTGACGATGACCTGTTTCTGTCCTTACTTTTGCCCATTCTGGCAACAGACTGGTGGCAGGTTATTTTACaggcatttacatttttaaacgtgtgtgtgtgtgtgtgtgtgtgtgtgagcgcgcgtgCACGCGTGCACTTGTGGAGGCCTGAAGTTGACACAGGAGCCCTCCTCTTGCTCTCCTTACTCACGGAGGCACAGATTGATGATACGGCTATTCTAACAAGCTAGTTTGCCCTGAGAGATCTCCTATCTCTGCCTACTGagcactagaattaaaggtgtgccgtCACACTCACTAGGCATTTGGGTGGATTGTGGGAACGAGAACGTGAGTCCTCACACTGAATGCAGCAAGTGCTGTATCCACTGATTACCTCCCCACCTGACCCTTATAGTTTTGAAAAAACTGAGATCTGGTTTGTTCATTAGCATGCCTGGGGTGGGTACCAGGCACTTTATTGTGAGCTGAAGTCCTAGTCGAAGAAAATGTTTACTACAGATGGTAGAGTGGAGAGGGCGCAGCTACTGCTTAGGACAGGTTCATCTAGACCAGCACAACAGACATTGACAGTGTCTCGTGTGCACCAGGAATGCATAGGTTTGAGGAGATCCAAACATCTGAATCTTGAGGAGCTCAAAGTCTGTAGGTGAGACAGACATGGTTCATTCGTTACCATAGTAACAACCCTCCACAGATTAACAGAAGCTTAACAAGGCCCTTTTTGAATACAGACCTCACACATATGATTCTTGAGCTAAGCCCAAATGTGTTTACCAGAACATCCTAACATACCTGCGGTATGCAGAGAAGTTGGCAGTCAGCTCAGGAAAtccctgctttctgttttctgttcccTACTTTGTAACCTGGCTTTCAGCTGTGAAGGTTGAATACATTTGTGAGGCACATGACTGGTCTTACGTGTTTCTCATAAGTTGCTGTACCACGAGTTCTAATAGGTCTTTTTAAAAGCCCGGAGTCAAATATTGGGGGGAAATGCTGAGGGATCAGAGAGATGAAGAAGCAAAACCAACCTTACCTACTCAACTTCCCAGCCAAAAGAAGACTGAGTTcttgtctcccccaccccatcacttcctctctctacccagccatgtAACTCCCTGTCTGTGCAGACAGGGTGAGCTAGTGGCGAGCTCCACCCGCTGATcttgaggcaagctttatttgtacaaacaagatatcaccatgAGTTGCTTCTGATAAATTCAggtaattgtttttttcttttaggcaaATCAATTTTGTGTAGCAAAGAA
Encoded here:
- the Cdc7 gene encoding cell division cycle 7-related protein kinase isoform X1, with product MGVKYCFRKDDHVVIAMPYLEHESFLDILNSLSFEEVREYMFNLFIALKRIHQFGIVHRDVKPSNFLYNRRLKKYALVDFGLAQGTHDTKIELLKFVQSEAQQEGCSRNKYHGVTGHKGSLSRPAPKNVDQQCAPKTSVKRSYANTQIHIKPGKDGKEGSVGLSVQRSVFGERDFNIHSSISHESPAEKLIKQSKTVDVISRKLATKKAAVSTKAVTSVVRKTASSCPAVPTCDCYGTDRVCSICLARRQQVAPRAGTPGFRAPEVLTKCPNQTTAIDMWSAGVILLSLLSGRYPFYKASDDLTALAQIMTVRGSRETVQAAKAFGKSILCSKEVPAQDLRKLCESLRGLDPNTPKLAAGPPGCTSPENTSSPVQIPPPQHSKDSVYRGDSSGCETHPMECTTNLEGWDAVPDEAYDLLDKLLDLNPASRITAEAALLHPFFKDMSS